In Toxoplasma gondii ME49 chromosome VIII, whole genome shotgun sequence, a single genomic region encodes these proteins:
- a CDS encoding cytochrome c, putative (encoded by transcript TGME49_229420) — translation MAQKPGSSNGKTVRPSRFVEDDEVSDGFVAPPGDAVRGAKLFKKHCAQCHSIFPDGRHLIAGNTSWGPTLWNVYMRTAGVEKDSSCSPISSHILDSGVVWNDANLMRYMKNPKMFINGVVGMNFFGIANFQDRVDIIHYLKTLTWNHPNGKKILDIMSSEKDS, via the exons ATGGCGCAGAAACCTGGCTCCTCAAATGGCAAAACTGTCCGGCCGTCGCGCTTTGTGGAGGACGACGAGGTTTCTGATGGATTCGTCGCGCCGCCCGGAGACGCCGTCCGCGGAGCGAAACTGTTCAAGAAACACTGCGCTCAGTGCCACTCGATCTTTCCTGACGGCAGACATTTGATCGCCGGTAATACTTCGTGGGGACCCACTCTCTGGAATGTCTACATGAGGACAGCCGGGGTCGAGAAAGACTCCTCGTGTTCGCCCATCAGCTCCCATATCCTCGATTCCGGCGTCGTGTGGAATGATGCGAACCTCATGAG GTACATGAAAAACCCCAAGATGTTCATCAATGGTGTAGTCGGCATGAACTTCTTTGGAATTGCCAACTTCCAGGATCGAGTTGACATCATTCACTACCTCAAAACGTTAACTTGGAACCATCCAAATGGCAAGAAGATCCTTGACATCATGTCCTCGGAAAAGGATTCGTAA